A part of Mycolicibacterium sp. TUM20985 genomic DNA contains:
- a CDS encoding ribokinase, producing MARVCVIGSVNLDQSFAVARLPQPGETVLASSSSSSPGGKGGNQAVAAARAGASVQLVAALGDDAAASRLRSHLHDNDVGLDGTVTVPGPSGAAAIVVDATAENVIVVAPGANEHLSMASAAARRVVSSAEVVLLQLEIPMATVLAGARLARDAGALVIVNASPSGADPAALAALAQVVDVVVVNDVEAAQWRWPVEHLVVTRGAAGARYQAGEISLDVPAPPVEAVDTTGAGDVFAGVLAAEWLSGPQRALRRACAAGALATLTTGAGDCAPTAEAIDDVLDDDQGDP from the coding sequence GTGGCGAGGGTATGCGTGATCGGAAGCGTGAACCTCGACCAGTCGTTCGCCGTGGCCAGGCTGCCACAGCCGGGCGAGACGGTACTGGCCTCCTCGTCGTCGTCGTCTCCCGGCGGCAAGGGCGGCAATCAGGCCGTCGCCGCCGCCCGGGCGGGCGCCTCGGTTCAACTCGTCGCGGCGCTGGGCGATGACGCCGCGGCGTCGAGATTGCGCTCCCACCTTCACGACAACGACGTTGGGCTGGACGGCACGGTGACGGTGCCGGGACCGAGCGGGGCGGCGGCGATAGTCGTGGATGCCACGGCGGAGAACGTCATCGTGGTGGCACCGGGAGCCAATGAGCACCTGTCCATGGCGTCGGCTGCGGCCAGGCGCGTGGTGTCCAGCGCCGAGGTGGTGTTGCTGCAGTTGGAGATCCCCATGGCGACGGTGCTGGCGGGCGCTCGCCTGGCTCGGGACGCAGGGGCCCTCGTGATCGTGAACGCGTCACCGTCGGGCGCCGACCCCGCGGCGCTCGCCGCCCTGGCCCAGGTGGTCGACGTCGTCGTGGTCAACGACGTCGAGGCCGCGCAATGGCGTTGGCCGGTCGAACATCTCGTCGTCACCCGGGGAGCGGCCGGCGCCCGGTACCAGGCCGGCGAGATCAGCCTGGATGTTCCCGCTCCCCCCGTCGAGGCCGTCGACACCACCGGCGCGGGTGACGTCTTCGCCGGAGTCCTTGCGGCCGAGTGGCTTTCCGGTCCGCAACGCGCACTGCGACGCGCGTGTGCGGCGGGCGCCCTGGCCACCCTGACGACCGGCGCCGGGGATTGTGCCCCAACGGCCGAAGCCATCGACGACGTACTCGACGACGACCAGGGAGACCCATGA
- a CDS encoding glutamate-5-semialdehyde dehydrogenase, translated as MSVEAPPQTDLRQQVHDAARRARVAARSLGSLNTETKNRALHAAADAVLAHAHDVLAANVADLDAARATGTPEALLDRLALNPQRIDGIAAGLRQVAGLPDPIGEVLRGRTLPNGLQIRQQRVPLGVVGMVYEGRPNVTVDAFGLTLKSGNAVLLRGSSSAARSNHALVVALRAALLGEGLVEDAVQLLPSADRASVTHLIQARGLVDVVIPRGGAGLIDAVVRDATVPTIETGVGNCHVYVHAAADLDTAERILLNSKTRRPSVCNSAETLLIDSGIADVALPRLVGALETAGVTVHLDPSEEELRAEFLSMDIAVAIVDGVDAAVEHVNEYGTGHTEAIVTTELAAAQRFSERVDAAAVMVNASTAFTDGEQFGFGAEIGISTQKLHARGPMGLPELTSTKWIVWGDGHTRPS; from the coding sequence ATGAGCGTCGAGGCTCCTCCCCAGACCGATCTGCGCCAACAGGTCCACGACGCGGCCCGTCGGGCCCGCGTCGCCGCGCGCAGCCTCGGGTCGCTGAACACCGAGACCAAGAACCGGGCGCTACACGCCGCCGCCGACGCCGTGCTGGCCCACGCCCACGACGTGCTTGCCGCCAACGTCGCAGACCTCGACGCCGCGCGTGCGACAGGCACTCCCGAGGCCCTCCTGGATCGGCTGGCCCTCAACCCCCAGCGCATCGACGGCATCGCGGCGGGTCTGCGGCAGGTCGCCGGGCTCCCCGACCCGATCGGCGAAGTACTCCGCGGCCGCACCCTGCCCAATGGTTTGCAGATCCGGCAGCAGCGCGTGCCGCTCGGCGTCGTCGGCATGGTCTACGAGGGCCGTCCCAACGTCACCGTCGATGCCTTCGGGCTGACGCTGAAGTCCGGTAACGCGGTGCTGCTGCGCGGGAGTTCGTCGGCCGCCAGGTCCAACCACGCCTTGGTGGTCGCACTGCGGGCCGCCCTGCTCGGTGAAGGCCTGGTGGAGGACGCCGTACAGCTGCTGCCCAGCGCGGACCGGGCCAGCGTCACGCACCTCATCCAGGCCCGCGGTCTGGTCGACGTCGTCATCCCGCGCGGGGGAGCCGGGCTCATCGACGCGGTCGTGCGCGATGCCACGGTGCCCACCATCGAGACCGGTGTCGGCAACTGCCACGTCTACGTGCACGCTGCGGCGGATCTCGACACCGCCGAGCGAATCCTGTTGAACTCCAAGACCCGTCGCCCCAGCGTGTGCAACTCCGCCGAGACGCTGCTGATCGACTCCGGGATCGCCGACGTGGCGTTGCCGAGGTTGGTCGGCGCACTCGAGACGGCGGGCGTCACCGTGCACCTCGACCCCAGCGAAGAGGAGTTGCGCGCCGAGTTCCTGTCGATGGACATCGCGGTGGCGATCGTCGACGGTGTGGATGCGGCCGTCGAGCACGTCAACGAGTACGGCACCGGTCACACCGAGGCCATCGTCACGACCGAACTCGCTGCCGCGCAACGGTTCAGCGAACGGGTCGACGCCGCCGCGGTGATGGTCAACGCCTCGACGGCGTTCACCGACGGCGAGCAGTTCGGCTTCGGCGCCGAGATCGGCATCTCCACCCAGAAGCTGCACGCCCGCGGACCGATGGGCCTGCCGGAGTTGACCTCGACCAAATGGATCGTGTGGGGTGACGGCCACACCCGTCCTTCCTGA
- a CDS encoding AAA family ATPase, giving the protein MSAPAQPTPLFTDIDDVAKRLAETGYLPDTATATAVFLADRLGKPLLVEGPAGVGKTELARAVAQCTGSGLVRLQCYEGVDEARALYEWNHAKQILRIQSGSSDWDQTKMDVFSEEFLLSRPLLTAIRRTEPTVLLIDETDKADIEIEGLLLEVLSDFAVTVPELGTITATRKPFVLLTSNATRELSEALKRRCLFLHIDFPDPELERRILLSRVPELPEKLAEELVRVIGVLRDMQLKKVPSVAETIDWGRTVLALGMDTIDDEMIAATLGVVLKHQSDQVKASGELRLN; this is encoded by the coding sequence GTGAGTGCCCCCGCCCAGCCGACGCCGCTCTTCACCGACATCGACGATGTCGCCAAGCGGCTTGCCGAGACCGGTTATCTGCCCGATACCGCCACGGCCACAGCCGTCTTCCTCGCCGACCGGCTGGGCAAGCCCCTGCTCGTCGAAGGTCCGGCCGGTGTCGGCAAGACCGAGTTGGCGCGCGCCGTCGCGCAGTGCACGGGTTCCGGTCTGGTGCGACTCCAGTGTTACGAGGGCGTCGATGAGGCGAGGGCGCTCTACGAGTGGAACCACGCCAAGCAGATCCTGCGGATCCAGTCTGGGTCGAGCGACTGGGATCAGACCAAGATGGACGTGTTCAGCGAGGAGTTCCTGCTGTCGCGGCCGCTTCTGACGGCAATCCGCCGTACCGAGCCGACCGTGCTCCTGATCGACGAGACCGACAAGGCCGACATCGAGATCGAGGGCCTGTTGCTCGAGGTGCTGTCCGACTTCGCCGTCACCGTGCCGGAATTGGGCACCATCACCGCGACGCGAAAGCCGTTCGTGCTGCTGACGTCCAACGCGACGCGCGAGCTGTCCGAGGCGCTGAAGCGTCGTTGCCTGTTCCTGCACATCGACTTTCCCGACCCGGAGCTGGAGCGGCGCATCCTGCTGTCCCGCGTTCCGGAGCTCCCGGAGAAACTGGCGGAGGAGCTGGTTCGGGTCATCGGAGTGCTGCGTGACATGCAACTCAAGAAGGTGCCCTCGGTGGCGGAGACCATCGACTGGGGTCGCACGGTGTTGGCGCTCGGCATGGACACCATCGACGACGAGATGATCGCGGCCACCCTCGGGGTCGTGCTCAAACATCAGTCCGATCAGGTGAAGGCCAGCGGGGAGCTGAGGCTCAACTGA
- a CDS encoding vWA domain-containing protein translates to MAVRRTRPPQPLAPHGIPGHLVEFVEALRSVGIAVGPSETVDAGRVMTVLGLGDREVLREGLACAVLRRPDHRSTYDAMFDLWFPAALGARTVVSDDDGDTDSNGETDGLPSQDVEGLRAALVEMLSNNEGMANMDARLAAMITQIVEAFGKYSSSRGPSYSSYQALKAMALDELEGKLLAGLLAPYGEEPTPTQEQIAKAIAAKRIAQLRQMVEAETKRRTAEQLGREHVQTYGIPQLAENVEFLRASGDQLRQMRRVVAPLARTLASRLAARRRRSRAGEIDLRKTLRKSMSTGGVPIDVVLKKPHPARPELVVLCDVSGSVAGFSHFTLLLVHALRQQFSRVRVFAFIDTTDEVTELFGPDSDLAVAVQRITREAGVYTRDGHSDYGHAFVSFLEKYPSVLSPRSSLLVLGDGRNNYRNPEVDLLTHMVTASRHAHWLNPEPKHLWGSGDSAVPRYEDVITMHECRSAKQLASVIDQLLPV, encoded by the coding sequence ATGGCCGTCCGTCGCACGCGCCCGCCGCAACCCCTTGCGCCGCATGGCATTCCCGGACACCTGGTGGAGTTCGTCGAAGCCCTGCGCAGTGTGGGGATCGCCGTGGGACCGTCTGAGACCGTCGATGCCGGACGGGTGATGACCGTCCTGGGTCTCGGTGACCGCGAGGTGCTGCGCGAGGGTCTGGCGTGTGCGGTGCTGCGGCGTCCGGACCACCGCAGCACCTATGACGCGATGTTCGACCTGTGGTTCCCTGCGGCCCTCGGTGCGCGCACGGTGGTGTCCGACGACGACGGCGACACAGACTCCAACGGCGAGACCGACGGGCTGCCGAGCCAGGACGTCGAGGGGCTGCGGGCCGCTCTGGTGGAAATGCTCTCGAACAACGAGGGCATGGCCAACATGGACGCTCGGCTGGCCGCGATGATCACCCAGATCGTCGAAGCGTTCGGCAAGTACAGCTCCAGCCGCGGACCGTCGTATTCGTCCTATCAGGCGCTCAAGGCGATGGCCCTCGACGAATTGGAGGGCAAGCTGCTGGCCGGGCTGCTGGCACCCTATGGCGAGGAGCCCACGCCCACCCAGGAGCAGATCGCCAAGGCGATCGCCGCCAAGCGCATCGCCCAGCTGCGGCAGATGGTGGAGGCGGAGACCAAGCGCCGCACCGCCGAGCAGCTCGGGCGCGAACACGTCCAGACCTACGGCATCCCGCAGCTCGCCGAGAACGTGGAGTTCCTCCGTGCCTCAGGCGACCAGCTTCGTCAGATGCGCCGCGTGGTCGCCCCACTGGCCAGGACGCTCGCCTCGCGGCTGGCCGCCCGCCGCAGGCGTTCTCGAGCCGGTGAGATCGACCTGCGAAAGACGCTGCGCAAGTCGATGTCCACCGGCGGCGTGCCGATCGACGTCGTGCTGAAGAAACCGCATCCCGCCCGCCCGGAACTCGTCGTGCTCTGCGACGTGTCGGGGTCGGTGGCCGGGTTCAGCCACTTCACGCTGCTGCTGGTGCACGCCCTGCGCCAGCAGTTCAGTCGGGTTCGCGTCTTCGCCTTCATCGACACCACCGACGAGGTGACCGAGTTGTTCGGGCCGGACTCCGACCTGGCCGTCGCCGTGCAGCGCATCACCAGGGAGGCCGGCGTGTACACCCGCGACGGCCACTCGGACTACGGGCACGCGTTCGTGTCGTTCCTGGAGAAGTACCCCAGCGTGCTGTCGCCGCGAAGCTCGCTGCTGGTGCTCGGCGACGGGCGCAACAACTACCGCAACCCGGAAGTGGACCTGCTCACCCACATGGTGACCGCCAGCCGCCATGCGCACTGGCTCAATCCCGAGCCCAAGCACCTGTGGGGCAGCGGCGACTCGGCGGTACCACGGTACGAAGACGTGATCACGATGCACGAGTGCCGGTCGGCCAAGCAGCTGGCCTCGGTGATCGATCAGCTGCTGCCCGTCTAG
- the nadD gene encoding nicotinate-nucleotide adenylyltransferase, which yields MGGTFDPIHHGHLVAASEVAALFDLDEVVFVPTGQPWQKRARAVTAAEDRYLMTVIATAANPRFSVSRVDIDRGGPTYTKDTLRDLGALNPDADLYFITGADALGSILSWQNWEDLFSMANFVGVSRPGYELDGEHIQAAMNELPTDALKLVEVPALAISSSDCRQRAEEGRPIWYLVPDGVVQYVTKRGLYPATVLATGDSRS from the coding sequence ATGGGCGGGACGTTCGATCCCATCCATCACGGTCACCTGGTCGCCGCCAGTGAGGTGGCCGCCCTGTTCGATCTCGACGAAGTCGTGTTCGTGCCCACCGGCCAGCCCTGGCAGAAGCGCGCCCGCGCCGTCACCGCCGCCGAGGACCGATATCTGATGACCGTCATCGCGACCGCGGCCAATCCGCGCTTCTCGGTGAGCCGCGTCGACATCGATCGCGGCGGCCCCACCTACACCAAGGACACCCTGCGCGACCTCGGGGCGCTCAACCCCGACGCCGACCTGTACTTCATCACCGGCGCAGATGCCCTCGGGTCGATTCTGTCCTGGCAGAACTGGGAGGACCTCTTCTCCATGGCCAACTTCGTCGGCGTGAGCCGGCCCGGCTACGAACTGGACGGCGAACACATCCAGGCGGCGATGAACGAGCTGCCCACGGATGCGCTGAAGCTCGTCGAGGTCCCAGCGCTGGCCATTTCGTCGAGCGACTGCCGCCAGCGGGCCGAAGAGGGCAGACCCATCTGGTACCTGGTGCCCGATGGCGTCGTGCAGTACGTCACCAAGCGGGGTTTGTATCCCGCGACCGTTCTTGCGACAGGGGATTCTCGATCATGA
- the rsfS gene encoding ribosome silencing factor, producing MTASEEAVAMATIAARAASDKLADDVVVIDVSEQLVITDCFVVASASNDRQVNAIVDEVEEKMRLAGYKPARREGTREGRWVLLDYVDVVAHIQHQDERNFYALDRLWRDCPLVPVDLADEPLARREKDGEAQ from the coding sequence ATGACCGCCTCCGAAGAAGCCGTCGCCATGGCGACGATCGCCGCCAGGGCCGCGTCCGACAAGCTCGCCGACGACGTCGTCGTCATCGACGTCTCGGAGCAACTCGTCATCACCGACTGCTTCGTCGTCGCGTCGGCGTCCAACGACCGACAGGTCAACGCCATCGTCGACGAGGTCGAGGAGAAGATGCGGCTCGCGGGGTACAAGCCCGCCCGCCGTGAGGGCACCCGCGAGGGGCGCTGGGTGCTGCTCGACTACGTGGACGTCGTGGCGCACATCCAGCATCAGGACGAACGCAACTTCTACGCCCTCGACCGGTTGTGGCGGGACTGTCCCCTCGTCCCCGTCGATCTCGCCGATGAGCCGCTTGCGCGAAGAGAAAAGGACGGTGAAGCGCAGTGA
- the gpgP gene encoding glucosyl-3-phosphoglycerate phosphatase, producing the protein MRVRRLVLLRHGQTEYNAGSRMQGQLDTDLSDLGREQAAAAAEVLAKRYPLVIVSSDLRRALDTATALAERSGVPVSVDIRLRETHLGDWQGLTHLDVDATAPGARLAWRDDARWAPHGGESRVDVAERSMPLVAELLDQLGDWGSDGAGDASDRPVVLVAHGGLIAALTAALLGLPVDNWPVLGGMGNASWVQLSGHSADEAAPEDVNWRLDVWNASAQVANDVL; encoded by the coding sequence GTGAGGGTCCGCCGCCTGGTGCTGCTGCGGCACGGTCAGACGGAATACAACGCCGGCAGCCGGATGCAGGGCCAGCTCGACACCGACCTCAGCGATCTCGGCCGGGAGCAGGCCGCTGCCGCCGCCGAGGTACTGGCCAAGCGGTACCCGCTGGTGATCGTGTCCTCTGATCTGCGTCGCGCCCTCGACACTGCGACCGCGCTCGCCGAGCGCAGCGGCGTCCCCGTATCGGTCGACATCCGGCTTCGCGAAACGCATCTCGGCGACTGGCAGGGCCTCACGCATCTCGACGTGGACGCCACCGCACCCGGTGCACGGCTCGCGTGGCGCGACGACGCCCGGTGGGCACCGCACGGCGGGGAGAGCCGGGTCGACGTGGCCGAGCGCAGCATGCCGCTGGTCGCCGAACTGCTCGACCAGCTGGGCGATTGGGGCTCGGACGGCGCGGGGGACGCATCGGATCGGCCGGTCGTCCTGGTGGCTCACGGCGGGCTGATCGCGGCGCTGACCGCCGCACTGCTGGGCTTGCCGGTGGACAACTGGCCCGTGCTGGGAGGGATGGGGAACGCCAGCTGGGTGCAGCTGTCCGGGCATTCGGCGGACGAAGCGGCGCCCGAGGACGTCAACTGGCGCCTCGACGTGTGGAACGCCTCGGCTCAGGTCGCCAACGATGTCCTCTAG
- the octT gene encoding diglucosylglycerate octanoyltransferase, protein MSSSEPRLDDPPSHSAPARRTLLVFCDSLSYYGPAGGLPADDPRIWPNIVASQLDWDVELIGRIGWTCRDVWWAAIQDPRAWAALPRAGAVVFATCGMDSLPSPLPTAVRELIRYVRPPLLRRWARDGYGWLQPRLSPIARPALPPHLSAYYLEQTRAAIDFNRPGIPFVACIPSVHVADTYGRSHRWRDGTVAAITDWGREHDVPIVDLKAAVADQVLSGRGNPDGIHWNFEAHRAVADLMVKGLAEAGVTAVGTGG, encoded by the coding sequence ATGTCCTCTAGCGAGCCCCGCCTCGATGATCCCCCGAGTCACTCCGCTCCAGCCCGCCGGACCCTGCTCGTCTTCTGCGACTCGCTCTCCTACTACGGCCCGGCCGGCGGGTTGCCTGCCGATGACCCCAGAATATGGCCGAACATCGTTGCCTCGCAATTGGATTGGGACGTCGAGCTGATCGGACGAATCGGGTGGACGTGCCGCGACGTCTGGTGGGCGGCGATTCAGGACCCTCGCGCGTGGGCTGCGCTGCCTCGAGCGGGCGCGGTGGTGTTCGCGACCTGCGGGATGGACTCCCTGCCCTCGCCGCTGCCCACCGCCGTGCGGGAACTGATCCGCTACGTGCGGCCCCCGCTCCTTCGGCGCTGGGCACGGGACGGATACGGCTGGTTGCAGCCCAGGTTGTCACCGATCGCCCGACCCGCCCTGCCGCCCCACTTGAGTGCTTACTACCTCGAACAGACCCGCGCGGCAATCGATTTCAACCGTCCCGGCATTCCCTTCGTGGCGTGCATCCCGTCGGTCCACGTCGCGGACACCTACGGTAGGTCGCATCGGTGGCGCGATGGCACGGTGGCCGCGATCACCGACTGGGGACGCGAGCACGACGTGCCGATCGTCGACCTCAAGGCAGCGGTCGCCGATCAGGTGCTGAGCGGGCGCGGGAACCCCGACGGCATCCACTGGAACTTCGAGGCCCACCGCGCCGTGGCCGACCTGATGGTGAAGGGGCTCGCCGAGGCGGGAGTGACCGCCGTGGGCACCGGCGGCTGA
- a CDS encoding DegV family protein, translated as MAVIVVTDSSARLDSEELQELGIRQVPLHVLIDGTDLRDGVDAVPRDVHAHAHVTTAGAAPVDLAESYRKALADSGGDGVVAVHLSAALSSTFSSAVGAAREFGPAVRVVNSRSAAAGVGFVAMAAARAAAAGDDLDAVEAAARAMVPRGHAFIVVHRLDNLRRSGRIGTAASWLGTALSLKPLLCLDVDGRLVLSQRIRTVTKARAALVEAVADVVGEHPATLAVHHVDNHEGAVEVAEALTARLPQVDSPSITDMGPVLSVHVGGGSVGVCVTVAD; from the coding sequence ATGGCCGTCATCGTGGTGACCGATTCGTCGGCACGTCTGGATTCAGAAGAGTTGCAAGAGTTGGGGATTCGGCAGGTGCCACTGCACGTCCTGATCGATGGCACCGATCTGCGGGACGGCGTCGACGCCGTGCCCCGTGACGTCCATGCGCACGCACACGTCACCACCGCGGGAGCCGCACCCGTCGACCTCGCCGAGAGCTATCGCAAGGCACTGGCCGACAGCGGTGGCGACGGGGTGGTCGCCGTACACCTGTCCGCTGCGCTGTCGAGCACCTTCAGCTCGGCGGTCGGGGCGGCCCGGGAGTTCGGACCGGCGGTGCGCGTGGTGAACTCGCGATCGGCCGCGGCCGGGGTGGGGTTCGTGGCGATGGCTGCGGCCCGCGCGGCCGCCGCCGGTGACGACCTCGACGCGGTCGAGGCGGCAGCGAGGGCGATGGTGCCCCGCGGCCACGCCTTCATCGTCGTGCACCGGCTCGACAATCTGCGGCGCAGCGGCCGAATCGGCACCGCCGCTTCGTGGTTGGGCACGGCGCTGTCGCTCAAGCCGTTGCTCTGCCTGGACGTCGACGGACGGCTGGTGTTGTCCCAGCGCATCCGCACGGTCACCAAGGCGCGGGCGGCGCTGGTGGAGGCGGTCGCCGACGTCGTCGGTGAGCATCCGGCGACGCTGGCCGTCCACCACGTCGACAATCACGAGGGGGCGGTCGAGGTGGCCGAAGCGCTGACGGCGCGCCTGCCCCAGGTTGATTCGCCGTCCATCACCGACATGGGCCCGGTGCTCTCGGTGCACGTCGGCGGCGGGTCCGTCGGGGTGTGCGTGACCGTGGCCGACTGA
- a CDS encoding maleylpyruvate isomerase family mycothiol-dependent enzyme, protein MSYVDLVRAERRDFADLLADLTSEQWASPSLCAGWSVRDAAAHCVSFEGLTPRELTSRFVRGRLRTDRINAIAVEDLADRSTEQVIALFRDHTEPHGLTAGFGGRIALTDNMIHHQDIRRPLGLVRSIPPERLRVALDFVRYAPTIRGAWRARGVRLVATDLDWSHGSGPEVRGTGEALLMIMAGRPNALADLDGPGVATLAARVR, encoded by the coding sequence GTGTCGTACGTCGACCTGGTGCGCGCGGAACGGCGGGACTTCGCCGACCTGCTCGCGGACCTCACCTCCGAACAGTGGGCCAGCCCGTCGCTGTGTGCGGGATGGTCGGTGCGCGACGCCGCTGCGCATTGCGTGAGCTTCGAGGGCCTGACGCCGCGGGAGCTGACGTCACGCTTCGTGAGGGGCCGCCTGCGGACCGACCGGATCAACGCGATCGCCGTCGAGGATCTCGCGGACCGCTCGACCGAACAGGTCATCGCGCTCTTCCGCGACCATACCGAGCCGCATGGCCTGACCGCCGGCTTTGGCGGGCGGATCGCCCTCACCGACAACATGATTCATCACCAGGACATCCGACGGCCGTTGGGTTTGGTGCGGTCGATCCCGCCCGAACGTCTCCGTGTCGCACTGGACTTCGTGCGCTACGCGCCGACCATCCGCGGTGCCTGGCGCGCCCGCGGGGTGCGGCTCGTCGCCACCGACCTCGACTGGTCGCACGGAAGCGGACCCGAGGTGCGAGGCACCGGTGAGGCGCTGCTGATGATCATGGCGGGCCGTCCGAACGCGCTGGCCGACCTCGACGGACCGGGTGTCGCTACCCTCGCCGCGCGCGTCCGGTGA
- a CDS encoding NAD(P)H-dependent amine dehydrogenase family protein, whose translation MTSPITDRPLRVIQWTTGNIGRRSLHAIIGRDDMELVGVYAHGADKVGVDAAELAGWPTPTGVTATDDIEALIALRPDACCYNPLWPNVDELTRLLEAGVNVCSSAAWITGGKQTPEDLDRIRKACATGKSTIFGSGAHPGMTNMVGMVLSGACENVDEIRITESVDCSTYESAGTQSAMGFGRDPNTPDLAESVRRESEVFAESAAMMADAIGATLDRLTFDVEFTAATGDTDLGFMQIPTDTVAGVFGYHRGWVGEKNVVSVGFNWTMGNHVTPPKPLEHGHVIQVFGTPNMRTVLHCLPPRDWQEPGFMGLGMIYTAMPVTNAVPAVVAASPGIVTLKDLPPVTGRARRG comes from the coding sequence ATGACCTCACCGATCACCGACCGACCCCTCCGCGTCATCCAGTGGACCACCGGCAACATCGGCAGGCGTTCGCTTCACGCCATCATCGGACGTGACGACATGGAGTTGGTCGGGGTGTACGCCCACGGCGCGGACAAGGTCGGGGTCGACGCCGCGGAACTGGCCGGCTGGCCGACGCCCACCGGGGTGACCGCGACCGATGACATCGAGGCGCTAATCGCGTTGCGGCCCGACGCGTGCTGCTACAACCCGCTGTGGCCGAACGTCGACGAGCTCACCAGGTTGCTCGAAGCGGGCGTGAACGTCTGCTCCAGCGCCGCGTGGATCACCGGCGGAAAGCAGACGCCCGAAGACCTCGACCGGATCCGAAAGGCCTGTGCGACAGGGAAGTCCACGATCTTCGGCAGCGGAGCACATCCCGGCATGACGAACATGGTCGGCATGGTGCTCTCCGGCGCCTGCGAGAACGTCGACGAGATCCGGATCACCGAGTCGGTGGACTGTTCCACCTACGAGTCGGCGGGCACCCAGTCGGCGATGGGGTTCGGTCGGGATCCGAACACGCCCGATCTCGCCGAGAGCGTCCGTCGCGAGAGCGAGGTGTTCGCCGAGTCGGCAGCCATGATGGCCGACGCGATCGGCGCCACGCTGGACAGGCTGACGTTCGACGTCGAGTTCACGGCCGCCACGGGTGACACCGACCTCGGCTTCATGCAGATTCCCACCGACACCGTCGCAGGCGTCTTCGGCTATCACCGCGGGTGGGTCGGCGAGAAGAACGTCGTCAGTGTGGGTTTCAACTGGACCATGGGTAACCACGTCACGCCGCCGAAGCCGCTGGAACACGGCCACGTCATCCAGGTGTTTGGCACACCCAACATGCGGACCGTGCTGCACTGCCTGCCGCCCCGCGACTGGCAGGAGCCCGGCTTCATGGGCCTCGGCATGATCTACACCGCGATGCCGGTGACCAATGCCGTACCCGCCGTGGTGGCCGCGTCGCCCGGCATCGTCACTCTGAAGGACCTACCGCCGGTCACCGGACGCGCGCGGCGAGGGTAG
- a CDS encoding acetamidase/formamidase family protein encodes MHHFLPATPSTVHWGFFDPRLEPVITVASGDLVQLETLTHHAGDAPDLLMDPGIAAVFDEVTDRGPGPHLLTGPIAVEGARPGDVLQVDILEAVPRLPYGSNLAAHWGHLYDAVPGERVTVYEFDAHALTGRALFGYDWTVTPLADQPGTIVAPDPATREPALAGVVIPLRPHFGTMGVAPREPQRVSSVPPGDHGGNVDNWRIGAGGRMYYPVQVPGGLLSVGDPHVSQGDGEISGTALEASLNGLLRLTIRRDLPFTVPVLETATELLVHGFGDTLDAAMKAAALRTLGVLERSFGLSRKDAYSFMSVAVDFTVTQVVDQRQGVHGRIDKRCFPSWPLVA; translated from the coding sequence ATGCACCACTTCCTCCCCGCCACGCCGTCGACGGTGCACTGGGGTTTCTTCGATCCCAGACTCGAGCCGGTGATCACCGTCGCCTCGGGGGATCTCGTGCAGCTCGAGACGCTGACCCACCACGCGGGCGACGCCCCCGACCTCCTCATGGACCCCGGCATCGCCGCCGTCTTCGATGAGGTCACCGACCGCGGGCCAGGACCACACCTGCTCACCGGGCCAATCGCCGTGGAAGGTGCCCGACCGGGTGACGTCCTGCAGGTGGACATCCTCGAGGCGGTTCCACGGCTGCCCTACGGATCCAACCTGGCCGCGCACTGGGGCCACCTCTACGACGCGGTGCCGGGCGAACGAGTCACGGTCTACGAGTTCGACGCCCATGCCCTCACTGGCCGCGCACTCTTCGGCTACGACTGGACGGTGACACCGCTGGCCGATCAACCCGGGACCATCGTCGCTCCGGATCCCGCGACGCGCGAACCTGCGCTGGCAGGCGTCGTCATCCCGCTGCGCCCGCACTTCGGGACCATGGGGGTGGCTCCTCGCGAACCGCAGCGGGTGTCGTCGGTGCCGCCGGGGGATCACGGCGGCAACGTCGACAATTGGCGCATCGGCGCGGGCGGGCGCATGTACTACCCGGTCCAGGTTCCCGGGGGACTGCTGTCGGTGGGGGACCCGCACGTCTCGCAGGGCGACGGGGAGATCAGCGGCACGGCGTTGGAAGCGTCCCTGAACGGGTTGCTGCGCTTGACCATTCGACGCGATCTGCCGTTCACCGTCCCGGTGCTCGAGACGGCGACGGAGCTGTTGGTACACGGTTTCGGCGACACCCTCGACGCGGCGATGAAGGCAGCGGCGCTGCGGACCCTCGGCGTCCTCGAGCGCAGTTTCGGCCTGTCGCGCAAGGATGCGTACTCGTTCATGTCGGTGGCCGTCGACTTCACGGTCACCCAGGTCGTCGACCAACGTCAGGGTGTCCACGGTCGCATCGACAAGCGGTGCTTCCCGAGTTGGCCACTCGTCGCGTGA